The window CCGGTGAGTTACGAAATGTCCCGTTTTGTCGGCTTTGGGGATATGGGCAAAAATTTCAAGCCGTTGGGCCGTAAGTTTGAATCGGCTTCAGGCGATGAATTTCCGCTGCGCTCGGGCTGTTCATTGCATGCCATAAATCCCAGTCTTGTTGAAGATTCAACCAGAATTCGGCGGGCATTCCCAGAACCTGCGCCAGCCGCAGCGCGAAATCCGGGGTGATGGATCGATGCCCCCGTATGATTTCATTCAACCGCGGGTAGGATACACCGAGGCGAATGGCAAAGGAGCGCTGGGATATCCCGAGGGGTTTCAGGAATTCTTCCAGCAACATTTCACCCGGATGTGTCGGCGGGCGATGTTTTGGCAGGCGCCTCATCAACTTCGGGCTAATGGTAGTCGACAATTTCGACTTCATCGGCATGGCCATCCTTCCATTGGAAACAGATGCGATACTGTTGGTTGATCCTGATGCTATATAGTGCCTGAACGGAAAACCCGTTTTGGATAGAACCTGAGCCGGAGGGCGGGCTGTTTTGCGATGCAGCGGGAACTTGTCTGAAGCCGCCGGAGATCACGCCAAAGGCGTGATTGGGCCGGGCGTTCTCCAGGAGAAAACACGATATAAACCCCTCATTCATTGGATTCGGCTTTTCTGGACGGATACGGACCCGCCCGGCCCTTACGATATCGGGCGGCTGAGTTTTCACGCTGTATCGCAAAATTGCCTGCCCGCAGGCGGCGCACTGCTCCCAATAGGGGGTTTTCGTTCAGGCACTATATTGATCCTGCCGATCGCCGCGCAGGCGCTCCAAGCGATTCCCCGGCGGAATGGCCAGCGAATCCATTTTTCTGACCCGGTTGATCTGATCCAATTTTCTCCTGGCGATCGGCCACAACGCTTGAGGACAACATTTTCTCGCTTCGCGAGAATCTTTGCCATCAAATATGTCTTCAGCGCCCCGATTACGAAAAGACCGTATCATGGTGCATGCTATAATGACTCCCATTATAGCTGTCAAGTTGTCTTTGGGAGTATTGTCTTGGGGACCATGCAAGAAAAGGTTGACGAGTTGCGTAAACGGATGCAAAGAGAAGCGGACGATGGCGTCATTCGTTCAGAATGGCGTAACAGTGAAATCATTCGATAGGATAACAGGAGCATATTATGGCCATTTCCAAGGTGAACCGGTTGCTGGCCGAGCGGGATATCCAGTCGCTGATGGATACGGCGCTGGGGAAGTCTCCCGCCGAGATTGTTGTCGTCAATGCCGATCTGGTCAATGTCTATTCCGCAGAAATCCTGCCGGATTGTGCGATTGCCATCCGAAACGGCTGGATAGCCGGGGTGGGCAAGCTGGCTCCC of the Desulfatirhabdium butyrativorans DSM 18734 genome contains:
- a CDS encoding HigA family addiction module antitoxin, translating into MKSKLSTTISPKLMRRLPKHRPPTHPGEMLLEEFLKPLGISQRSFAIRLGVSYPRLNEIIRGHRSITPDFALRLAQVLGMPAEFWLNLQQDWDLWHAMNSPSAAEIHRLKPIQTYGPTA